CGGCCTCGCGGGCTGGGTGGTGAAGGACTGGATGCCCTCAATCCTGAAACATCAGTTTGACATCGGCCAGGGGCAGGCCGGCGTGTCCGCCGCGCTCTACACGAACATCGCCGCCATGCTCGGCGTCCTGACCGGCGGCTGGCTGGCCGACCGGCGGATGCGGCACACCGGGCGCGGGCGCATCCAAGTCGGCGTGCTCGGTCTGTGCTGCATCATCCCCGCGCTCTTCGGTGTCGGCAATGCAGGCACCTTGGGAATCGCGGTGGTCTTCCTCGTGCTCTTCGGCCTCGGCTACGGTTTTTTTGACTGCAACAGCATGCCCATACTCTGCCAGGTCGCACGCCCCGAATTGCGGGCGACCGGCTACGGCATCATGAATTTTGCCGGCATCAGCCTCGGAGGCTTCACCGATTGGGGCGTCGGCCTGATGCGCGATGTCGGCCTGCCAAACAACCTCATCTTTGCCGTCTTCGCCATCCTCTGCGCCATCGCGGCGGCGCTGGTTTTGTTGATAAAACCCAACCGCGAACTGACGCAATGAACACCAGCATCAAAAACCGGAAATCGAAAATCCAATCCATCACCGCGACTTTTGCGTTTGGCGGAATTGTTGCCTCAAGCTGCCCGCGATTGATGCCCGCCCCGCCGCGTGATTTTGTCATCCCGGATGCCGAACGCCAGATCACCATCGCCGCGCACGACCATGTGCTCACCAACATCAACTGCTGGTCGCGCGACGGACGCTGGCTCGCCTACGACATCCGCTCCGGCGACAGCTCGCAATTCGACGGCGATCTCATCGAGGCCGTGGATATGGAAACCGGACGCATCCTCCGTCTCTACCATTCCCGCGACGGCGCGTGCTGCGGCGTTGTCACCTTTCATCCCGCGCTCGATCGCGTCGTTTTTATCCTCGGGCCGGAGAATCCGTCCGGCGTCTGGAACTACGGTTTCTCGCGCCGCCACGGTGTGATTGTGGACATCAACCAACCCATGAAAGCCCTCCCGATGGACGCGATGAACTACGCGCCACCGTTCACACCGGGCGCGTTGCGTGGAGGGTCGCATGTGCATGTTTACAGTCCCGATGGCCAGTGGCTGAGCTTCACCTACGACGACGAAATCCTCACCCGCCGCGACGAAAAAGAACGCGGTCAAAAAAATGCCGTGCCAACAGCCGCCCGCGACCGCAACCAGCGCAACGTCGCCGTGGCCGCGCCGTTTGGTCCCGTCCATGTTGCCCGCAACCACCCGCGCAACCACGACGGATCTTTCTTCTGCGCCGTCGTCACCCGCACCGTTAATGAACCACGCCCCGGCTCCGACGAAATCAGCCGCGCTTTCGAAGAAGGCTGGATCGGCGAAGACGGTTACAACCGCGCTGATGGAAGGCGGCAGCGGCGTGCCCTCGCGTTCCAAGGGCTCGTCACCGCCGCCAGCGGCAGCCGGCACGCCGAGGTTTTTGTCGTGGACATCCCCGACGACATCACCCGCCCGGGCGATGCGCCGCTGTATGGCACCGCCACCCGCCGCCCCGCGCCGCCGGCCGGCACGGCGCAGCGCCGTCTCACCTTCACCGATTCGCGCAAGTTTCCCGGCGTTGCTGCCGCGCCGCGCCATTGGCTGCGCAGTTCGCCCGCCGGCACGCAAATCGCCTTTCTCATGAAGGACGATGACGGCGTCACGCAACTCTGGACAATTTTGCCCAACGGAGGCGAGCCGCGCCAGGTCACGCGTCTTCCGCATGACATCGCGTCGGCGTTTTCGTGGAACTGCGATGGCACGCGTATCGCCGCAGTCATCGACGGCAGCGTGTGCGTGATCGACGTGGCCTCTGGCGATACCGCGCGCCTCACACCGCGTCGCGATCCGTCCGACGCGCCATCGGAGCTTGCCTGCGTGTTTTCTCCGGACGGCACGCAAATCGCCTTTCTCCGTCACGTTATGTATCAAGGAAACGGATATAATCAAATCTTCACCGTGCGCGTGCCCGAGCAAACCCGGCCTCTGCCGGATTTTCACGCCAACCCATAAAGTCGCAAAACATGACCAGCCTGTCTTCCCCAAAATCCATCCGCCCGCGCTCGCACCTCGACGGTAAGGAAAATCTTTCGATGACCAAACCACGCATCCTCGTCCTCGGCAGCTCCAACACCGACATGATCATCAAGCTCGCGCGCATTCCCCGCCCGGGCGAAACCCTCCTTGGAGGCAAATTCACCACCGCGGCCGGCGGCAAAGGGGCCAACCAGGCCGTCGCCGCCGCGCGCGCCGGCGGCGATGTCGCCTTCATCGTTCGCCTCGGCAAGGACATGTTCGGCGACCAGGCCCTCGCCGGGTTCAAGGCCGACAAGATCGACACCCGCCACATCCTGCGCGACGCGAAGACACCCTCCGGCGTCGCGTTGATTTTCGTGGCCGGCTCCGGCGAAAACAGCATCGCAGTGGCCTCCGGTGCCAACGCCCGCCTCACGTCCGCCGATGTGCGCGCCGCGGAGGCCGCCTTCCCTGGCAGCAAGGCGCTGGTCATGCAGTTGGAGACCCCGCTGCCCACCGTCACCGCCGCTGCGAAGCTCGCGAAGAAACACGGCGTGCCCGTCATCCTCAATCCCGCGCCCGCGCCTTCGGAAAAACTCCCGCCCGCGCTGCTCAGGCTCGTGTCCATCCTCACGCCCAACGAAACCGAGGCCGAACTGCTCTCCGGCATAAAAGTCACCGACGAAGCCTCCGCCCGCGAAGCCGCCCACGCCTTGCTCAAACAAGGCGTGGAAACCGTCATCATCACGCTCGGGGCCAAAGGCGCGTATCTGCACAACGCCCGGACCAGCGGGCTGATTCCCGGACGCAAGGTGAAGGCCGTGGACACCACCGCCGCCGGCGACACCTTCAACGGCGCACTGGCCGTTGCGCTGGCCGAGGGCCGCGACCTGTCCGAGGCCATCCGCTTCGCCAACGTCGCCGCCGCCCTCTCCGTCACCCGCCTCGGCGCCCAGCCCTCCGCCCCGGCGCGGACGGAAATCGAGCGTCTATTGAAACGCAAACCATAGGCCGAAAGCCGTCCGGCAAAGCGGGAGATTTCCATGTTTATGCGCAATATCGGGCGCGACTCAGCACACCACCCATTCCAAAAGAGATGTTTTCCCGTCCGCAAAATTCCCTTAAGCAAATTGCGGCCAAGCTCGGTGTCTCGATGACCACCGTATCACGCGTGCTCAGCGGACAAGCGGGGAAATACCGCATCAGCGAAGAAACCGCCACAACCATTCTCGACTACGCGCGTAAGGAGAATTTCACCCCCAACCCGATCGCGAAGGGGCTGCGTTTGCGCAGGACCAACACCATCGGCCTCGTGATCGCCGATGTCATCAACCCGTTCTTTGCGGGCATCGCGAGCGAGATCGCCAATGCCACCCGCAATCTGGGCTATTCGCTCATCCTGTCCGACAGCAAGGGCGATCTTACCTTGGAAAAGCAGGCGGTGGAGCTGTTGTGGCAGCGCCAGGTGGACGGCATGATCGTCTGCCCGGCATCCGAATCCTTCGAGCATCTGGCGCGATACGCGAAGGAGCGCCGTCCCTTGGTGCTGGTTGACCAGGTTTCCCCGGAGATCGGGCTGCCGTATGTCACCTCGGATAATTTCGCCGCCGGGAAAATGGCGACCGCGCATTTGCTGGAATACGGCCACAAGCGCATCGCCTGCCTGCAAGGCCGGCCCACCACGATCACGAGCCGGTTGCGGGTGCAGGGCTACGCGGCGGCGCTGGCAGGGCGGGGCATCGCCTTTGACCCCGCGATTGTGGTCGGCGATTCGTTTGACGAGCAGGGCGGTTATCTCGATACCAAGCTCCTGCTGCAAAGCGGGCGCGACGTGACGGCCATCCTGGCCCTGAGTGATCCGCTCGCGCTCGGTGCGTTGCGCGCGCTCGCCGAGGAAAAACGCCGTGTGCCAGAGGATGTTTCGATCATCGCTTTCGACGACCAGCCGTTTCTTGCCCACCTCTCCCCGCCGTTGACCACCGTCGCGCAATCCGCCCGCGCCATGGGAGGCGCGGCCGTGAAAATCCTCTTTGAGCGCATGCGCGTCGCCGATGCCGCCGGGGATGCCAATAATGCCGGCCTCCTGCTGCCGGTTTCCCTCATCACGCGCAAATCAGTCCACAAACTGGGCTGATACCGCCCAAAAAAACGGCCTTCTTCGTTTCTTTCTGTTCCTCGCTATTTTGAGTAGAAATTAAAACCATGTTCAAACATCTCAAAACGGTATCTCTTCTTTTCGTGTTATTGCTGGGCCGCTGGCATATCCCGCCGACCACCCTTTCTGGTCCGACCCGACGCGACAGCACGAGGGATTGGAGCCGGCCTCGACGCAAATGCCCGTGTTTGCCGACGCCGCGCGCTCCATAGCCGCCCGCATGTATATCCTTCGTTCCGCTGCCAGTGTGCCCCAGTGGCAAACAATGAATTAATTCCATTAAAATATGCGCCCTCACACCTCACATCCCCACGCGGCGACCTTCGCGCTCGTCGCGTTTTTCTCCGCCACCGCCACTGCGCCTGCGAAGCCGTGGTCTCCTGCCGGTGACCTCATCAAGACCTCGTGGGCCGCGCAAGTCTCGCCCGAGTCCACCCTGCCCGAGTATCCGCGCCCGCGCCTCGTCCGCTCCGACTGGCAAAACCTCAACGGCCTGTGGGACTATGCCATCACCCCAAAAGGCGCCGCGCTCCCCGCCGCCTTCGACGGCCAAATCCTCGTGCCCTTCCCCGTCGAGTCCTCCCTCTCCGGCGTGCAACGCGAGGTCGGCCCGGACAACGAACTCTGGTATCAACGCCAGTTCACCATCCCCGCCGACACCGCGTGGCGTGGAAAAAACGTCTTCCTCCATTTCGGCGCAGTGGACTGGCGCGCCGACGTGTTTGTCAACGGCGCGCCCGCCGGCTCGCACACCGGCGGCTACACGCCGTTCTCGTTTGATATAACAAATTATATAAAAACAGACGCCGCGAACACCCTCACCGTCCGCGTGTGGGACCCGACCGACGCCTCCGACCATCCCGTCGGCAAGCAGTCGCGCAAGCCCAAGGGCATCTGGTATACCGCCGTCACCGGCATCTGGCAGACCGTCTGGCTGGAGCCAGTGCCGGAAAATTATATAAAAGACATCCAAGCCGTCTCCGACATCGACGCAGGCACCCTCGCCGTGACCGTCACCCAACGGAGCGCGGGCATTCCTGCCCGCGAAATCGCGGACTGTAATGTCCGCGCTCCTGTCGAGGTGGAGCTGCTCGACAACAACAAAATCCTCGCCACCGCGCGCGGCCACGCCGGCGAAGCCGTGACGCTCTCCCTGAAAAACCCCGTCCTCTGGTCCCCCGAAAACCCCAAGCTCTACGACCTGCGCGCCCGCCTGTTCTCCGGCGAAAAAACCGCCGACGAAGCCCGCTCCTACGCCGCCTTCCGCAAAATCTCCATGCAGCGCGACGCCGCCGGCATCATGCGCATGCAACTGAACGGGAAAAACTATTTCCACTTCGGCCCGCTCGACCAGGGCTGGTGGCCCGACGGTTTATACACCGCGCCGACCGACGAGGCCCTCCGTTTTGATATTATCAAAACCAAGGAGCTGGGTTTTAACATGATTCGCAAGCATGTGAAAGTGGAGCCGCAGCGCTGGTATTACCACTGCGACCGCGAAGGCATCCTCGTCTGGCAGGACATGCCCAGCACGCACAGCTACGGCCTCGGCGCGAAATGGGGCCGCAACGAGCTCGACGGCGGCACGGACACGCTGCGCACGCCGCTCTCCAAGGACAATTTTTATAAGGAATGGGGCGAAATCATGGATCTTTGCCAAGGCCACCCGTCGGTGGTGGTGTGGGTGCCGTTCAACGAGGCGTGGGGCCAGTTTGACACTGACAAAGTGGTCGCCTGGACCAAACAGCGCGACCCTTCCCGCCTCGTGAATCCGGCCAGCGGCGGCAACCTCCGCATGTATAAGGATGCCGTCGGCGTCCTGCGTCCCTGCGCGGACATGGTTGATTTTCACCATTACCCGGAGCCCAAAATATTCAAGGGCGACGCCGACCGCGTGCTTGTGCTCGGCGAATACGGCGGCCTCGCCCTCCCGCTGCCCGACCATCTCTGGCAGAGCGACGGAAAGAACTGGGGCTACGGCAAGGTCAAGTTCACGGGCCGGGACGACCTCACCGCAAAGTATGTCGAATATGCAAACATGCTGAAGGGCCTGGTGAAGGACGGCTTTTCCGCCGCCGTCTATACCCAGACCACCGACGTCGAAATCGAGGCCAACGGCTTTTATACCTACGACCGCAAGGTGCTGAAATTCGACCCCGCCGCCGTCCGCTCCGCCAACCGCGAGGTCATCGGCACCCTGCCCGCCGAATAAACACAAGATTTTAAGAATCAACAGGATTGGTATTTTTATTATGTAAATCCTGAATAATCCTATTAATCCTGTCCAAAACAAAACCAACGATTATTTTGAACAGAAGACAACGAAAGGAACAAAGTTCCGTACAAAGCGAGATGACTGACTCCAAACCACGATGCCTCGCTTCAGCTTTTTCCGTACTTCTTTGCTGGCTGATATCGCTTCGCTCGGTCCGTGATTAATAATACGCGGAACGACCGCCATCAGCTTCCCCCGTTCCGCTGCCCTGCGCGGACAAAGTAGGCGGTGCCGCGCTGGCGGTAGCCGTGCGGCGAGATGCCTTGGTGCCGCTTGAACCAGGTGGTGAATTGCGGCAGATGGAGAAAGCCCAGATCGAATGCGCATACTGGAAAATGGGCAAATGGGGTTGGCCGCCAAGAGACTCTTTTCTTCTTTTGCCCGGCATAAAACCCTCGTTCCATCCCAATGGTTGTCGCTGCTCGGCGTCATTTTCAGTCCGCTACCGGGGCTGTCTGCGGCTCTCAAGCCACAAACCCGGCGACACTGCCGCGCAGGTTAAGGGAGAAGGCCATCGCATCGATGCTCCGACACGCTCCCGCCGGTGTCGGTCCGTCGAGACCGAGCCAGACGGCTTAGCGGTTGGCTCCGTGTTGCAGCGTCACGGCATTGGCGACGATGCGGAAACGGTTTTGGCGCGTGGTTTCCTCGTGCCTAGCGGGCCTGCTGGGCGGCGCGGCAAGCAGACGCCACGCGGTGATCGAGTCATGGCTCAAAGAACAGACCGATTAGTGATTAACCCTCCGCCGCCGCGTCGCGGAGTTCAGCGATTAACAATTCGTCGCGAACAGGGAGCTTCAGATTCCCCCTACTTCGAAGCGTGCCAGGACCTGCCTGCGATCATTGAGCGCGACCACCTCGTAGCCGAATTCCGTGTCCTGAAGGATTGCCCACGAGACTTCGTGGCAATGGAAGCACTCCGGGCAGGGCAGGCCCGGCACATGCCCGGGCCTGCCGCAGAACGGGCATTGGTCCGCCGGCAGGCGTTTCATTGTGCGCTTCAATGAAGCCGAGCGCGGCCTCCCTCGCCTGACGGAACACCGCATCGAGCTTTTCGAGATACGACATGGAAAGGCCGTGATGCGTCAGCCGCGTTCCGGGTGAACAGCCGGTGCGCCCTGCGGATCAACTCTCGGGCATCGCGATACGCGAACACGCGAACCCGGGCCTCACGAAAACTCACATACGCCAGGGCGGCCCACACGGCGCCTGTCATCGAGCGATGCCCGAGAAGCTCGGCATACCCGCCCACTTGGAGGAGGTGTCCGGCCTCGGGCTCATCGGGCACGGCGTCGGTGACCTTGACTTCGATGGCGCCGCGGCGGGCCAGTCCGCCCGTGGCGACCAGGTCGCATATGCCGCCGGGCAGCCCGTTCGCGCCGGCAAGCCGGACTTCGGGCTCGAGGTAACGAACGCCCAGGCCGCGCAGTTCGGCGCGGAGCGCAGACAGCCACGGCAGCATGGCTTTCTCGTTTGCGGAAAGGGGGCTGTGGTCGCGGACGCGACGCAGCAGCGCGTGGAAGCGGCAGCCCAGAAAATAGGGATCCGCATGGATGAATGTGTCCGGCGCAAGCCCGCCGACAGGACGCGTTTTTGCGACGCAGGGCGGAAGGTTTTTATGCTGCAAAAAACGGCGAATTTAGGTAGGGAACGGGTGATGGTAGTAATGCTCATGATGTTGGTTTTTTTGTGACAGGGATCACCTGATGTGGATTCATATAGACAACAATGCTGTTATTTTGTCAATTGCCATCTTGACAATGGCGTGGGAACGGCATTCCATTCACTGTGTGAATGAATTCATGAAAATTCTTTGGGAGATGCTGAACCGGCCTCCCTTTGACGGCAACCAGCGCCTGCTCTCGCGGCATACCGGCATCGACACCGCCCTGCTCTCCCGGGTGCTGAACGGAACACGCAATCCGACCCCGGAATTTGTCGGCCGCCTGGGAGGAACCCTGCCCGCGCCCGAGGCCGCAAAGCTGCTCAAGGTCTATCTGGAGGAAGTCGTGGCGGAAATCACCAGAACGAAGCGCAAAACCGGATCGAAAGGTGCCTGGACGCCCGCGTTGGGCCACCTTGCGATCTCCGTCTCCTGCGAGGCCCGAAAGAAATCGGCGTAGCCGCGGCGAGGCTGTATTCCGGGTGCTCAAAACGAAACCGAGGTCGATGCATCGACCTAATCGTCGGCATGGCCTTGCCGGTTGGGCTGGCGAAGCTTAGGTCCCTTGATCTTCAGCCCATTCCAACAGCCAAAAGTCCCAGCAGGCATGGCTGCGACCGTGGCTGCACCGAGAGAGCAAATCCTCGCCACTGTCGCGAAAGTCCAGAAATGGGCACAGCAACTCCGGTCGGGCGATATGGTCGGGTTTTTCCACGATCGCAGCGATTGAGGGCATTTCAGTCGTTCGAGTAAACTAGCTGATGGCTCTCAAGCGGCTCACACCCAAGCAAATTGAGTCCTTCTTCAAACGACCAACACGCCCCAGTGTTCGAGCATTGATTATGGAAGCCCGATTGATCTGCAACTAGTTGCGCCTAGGAGTCAGCCGCCAAGTGAGTCGAGGAATCCTCCACTTTGCTGATATTAATTCCTCCGAAAAAGTTCACTCCCCTACTCTTGGGATGAGCTGGGGAGCATCCCGGCTGACGACCGTATCAAGCTTATGCGAGAGACGCTTGATGCGAAGGTACGCGGTTTGATCGCGAACTTGCGGGACCCCTATCTGGTGTGGGTCCGCATTCGCCGCATGCCATGATGCGTTGGGATCGGGTGCATCATCACACGCTGGCCGGAATGTGCCAGATCATGGGCGGCGACCTGGATTACTCCACGCTGTTGCGCGTCACCCGGCGGGTGACCGGCAACGAGCGGGAGGTCTGGCGGGCATTTCAGCGGGCAGTGTTTAACGTGCTGGCGAGCAACCGTGACGACCACGGCAAGAATCATGGATTTCTTTATCTAGATGGACAATGGAGTGTCGGGCCGGCCTACGATCTAACCTTTTCGAATGCCTCCGTTTTACCGGAGCGAGGCATGATCGTTCTTGGCGAGCGGATGCGCGTGGATGAAAAGGACTTGGTTCGGCTTGCCGCGAACGAAGCATTGGAGTGGAGGAAGGCGGGAGAGATTATCGATGAAACACATCGCGCTTTGTCTCAATGGGATGACATCGCGGCTTCGGTCGCCGTGCCGGAACACAGGACAATCGAAATCAAGCGGCTTTTGCGTGCCGTCTAGTCGACAACTGTATCAACGTCTCCGCAGACGAAACCTACTTTACCGTGCTCACCACCACCTTGTCCAAGTGGCTTCTGATAAGGCTCTCGTCCACATGGAGCACTCAGCTAGGCATGGCTAGGGATCCTCTGCAGCTCCTTCGCCGCTTTCTTTGGTTTTTTCGGGACTTTGATTCATCGGAGACGTTTTCCCCTCGTTCTTATCACTTTAAAAAATCTGCGCAACTTTCCGGACGTTATCACGTTTAACCACAAACAGCATCAGAACCACCTGTGCCAGGCAAACCATCGCGTGGCGCAGGTTGATCAACTTGGTTTGTTTGACGGGAGGCAGACTGGTAACCCATTCTGGGTTCAGTATGTCAAGGTGTGTTTTTCAAAGAAATTCTGGCGTAATGACGGGAGTCGATACGCGCCAGCTCTTGTTTGCTGCGAGGGTGACATCGGGGAATGCAAACAACCCGATCATGGACCTGATTCAATTCCAATGCAATCTGACGCTCCACGCCGGACTCCATTTATATATAGTTTCGATGCATC
This genomic stretch from Termitidicoccus mucosus harbors:
- a CDS encoding glycoside hydrolase family 2 protein — protein: MRPHTSHPHAATFALVAFFSATATAPAKPWSPAGDLIKTSWAAQVSPESTLPEYPRPRLVRSDWQNLNGLWDYAITPKGAALPAAFDGQILVPFPVESSLSGVQREVGPDNELWYQRQFTIPADTAWRGKNVFLHFGAVDWRADVFVNGAPAGSHTGGYTPFSFDITNYIKTDAANTLTVRVWDPTDASDHPVGKQSRKPKGIWYTAVTGIWQTVWLEPVPENYIKDIQAVSDIDAGTLAVTVTQRSAGIPAREIADCNVRAPVEVELLDNNKILATARGHAGEAVTLSLKNPVLWSPENPKLYDLRARLFSGEKTADEARSYAAFRKISMQRDAAGIMRMQLNGKNYFHFGPLDQGWWPDGLYTAPTDEALRFDIIKTKELGFNMIRKHVKVEPQRWYYHCDREGILVWQDMPSTHSYGLGAKWGRNELDGGTDTLRTPLSKDNFYKEWGEIMDLCQGHPSVVVWVPFNEAWGQFDTDKVVAWTKQRDPSRLVNPASGGNLRMYKDAVGVLRPCADMVDFHHYPEPKIFKGDADRVLVLGEYGGLALPLPDHLWQSDGKNWGYGKVKFTGRDDLTAKYVEYANMLKGLVKDGFSAAVYTQTTDVEIEANGFYTYDRKVLKFDPAAVRSANREVIGTLPAE
- a CDS encoding DUF3748 domain-containing protein — protein: MPAPPRDFVIPDAERQITIAAHDHVLTNINCWSRDGRWLAYDIRSGDSSQFDGDLIEAVDMETGRILRLYHSRDGACCGVVTFHPALDRVVFILGPENPSGVWNYGFSRRHGVIVDINQPMKALPMDAMNYAPPFTPGALRGGSHVHVYSPDGQWLSFTYDDEILTRRDEKERGQKNAVPTAARDRNQRNVAVAAPFGPVHVARNHPRNHDGSFFCAVVTRTVNEPRPGSDEISRAFEEGWIGEDGYNRADGRRQRRALAFQGLVTAASGSRHAEVFVVDIPDDITRPGDAPLYGTATRRPAPPAGTAQRRLTFTDSRKFPGVAAAPRHWLRSSPAGTQIAFLMKDDDGVTQLWTILPNGGEPRQVTRLPHDIASAFSWNCDGTRIAAVIDGSVCVIDVASGDTARLTPRRDPSDAPSELACVFSPDGTQIAFLRHVMYQGNGYNQIFTVRVPEQTRPLPDFHANP
- the rbsK gene encoding ribokinase, giving the protein MTKPRILVLGSSNTDMIIKLARIPRPGETLLGGKFTTAAGGKGANQAVAAARAGGDVAFIVRLGKDMFGDQALAGFKADKIDTRHILRDAKTPSGVALIFVAGSGENSIAVASGANARLTSADVRAAEAAFPGSKALVMQLETPLPTVTAAAKLAKKHGVPVILNPAPAPSEKLPPALLRLVSILTPNETEAELLSGIKVTDEASAREAAHALLKQGVETVIITLGAKGAYLHNARTSGLIPGRKVKAVDTTAAGDTFNGALAVALAEGRDLSEAIRFANVAAALSVTRLGAQPSAPARTEIERLLKRKP
- a CDS encoding LacI family DNA-binding transcriptional regulator, producing MFSRPQNSLKQIAAKLGVSMTTVSRVLSGQAGKYRISEETATTILDYARKENFTPNPIAKGLRLRRTNTIGLVIADVINPFFAGIASEIANATRNLGYSLILSDSKGDLTLEKQAVELLWQRQVDGMIVCPASESFEHLARYAKERRPLVLVDQVSPEIGLPYVTSDNFAAGKMATAHLLEYGHKRIACLQGRPTTITSRLRVQGYAAALAGRGIAFDPAIVVGDSFDEQGGYLDTKLLLQSGRDVTAILALSDPLALGALRALAEEKRRVPEDVSIIAFDDQPFLAHLSPPLTTVAQSARAMGGAAVKILFERMRVADAAGDANNAGLLLPVSLITRKSVHKLG